Proteins encoded together in one bacterium window:
- a CDS encoding RNA polymerase sigma factor, whose protein sequence is MTEAPAREKFEQALTDPVYEAAWRYALRLAGSRPDAEDLLQSALARAFVRFGQLRRPEAFRAWLFAIVRNEFLSHKRPAAAVSGGGDAALDYIPAGMPADPAAREVLDALASLPWNHREVLELFYLERLSLKETAAVLGVGVSAVKQRVMRARRALRELVLPRREPGVPAQGGESA, encoded by the coding sequence ATGACCGAAGCGCCGGCCAGGGAAAAATTCGAGCAAGCACTGACCGATCCGGTCTACGAGGCCGCGTGGCGGTACGCGCTGCGCCTTGCGGGGAGCCGTCCGGACGCGGAAGACCTCCTGCAGAGCGCGCTCGCCCGCGCCTTCGTCCGGTTCGGCCAGCTCCGGAGGCCCGAGGCTTTCCGGGCCTGGCTCTTCGCAATCGTAAGGAACGAGTTCCTCTCGCATAAGCGCCCGGCGGCGGCTGTATCGGGCGGCGGGGATGCGGCGCTCGATTACATACCCGCCGGGATGCCTGCGGATCCCGCCGCCCGCGAAGTGCTTGACGCGCTCGCGTCGCTTCCGTGGAACCACCGGGAGGTGCTCGAGCTGTTCTATTTGGAGCGGCTTAGCCTGAAGGAGACGGCGGCGGTGCTTGGCGTCGGCGTGAGCGCGGTCAAGCAGCGCGTGATGCGGGCCAGGCGGGCGCTGCGGGAGTTGGTTTTGCCCCGAAGGGAGCCGGGTGTGC